Proteins from a single region of Trichoderma asperellum chromosome 3, complete sequence:
- a CDS encoding uncharacterized protein (EggNog:ENOG41~antiSMASH:Cluster_3.3): protein MHESLLGDTNRERLRAIQAETSQKKDLNLQAISSTLRDAATPEALHPICLELFHHVDALLATHTNGQEDQQSSSTQASSLAPNRESLHVRSLVDLVAQKLLQFPSLSNDAAVKDSDYATHSLVAEAGLALLVIISLFCASPSEPFLLDDAVLISVVTYTDEDDAWTTKESSHLAARLLKANLADDRLDTFITQRLIQDTLRPLFSKSSTRLTASGRPSQLAQQPASTQARTSLDSVSQEREKLQAASSFKWAVMSCSQATMGRHWPLFLPILLSLAEDHNTAVRIKGLQILGLFLDTCPANVILSAGVDNVIQDAVFPTLLFLPSTTPESESIELLYPAYRVLLRIAQLDPDSKSLRRRRFLDKLLRDGVFVGHFHASEYPRIVEVLMKITKDIVSCLGFFSAKHLQNLLRLFASMLSDPFVMGYPPLVYSTTEALNATLVNCWPRFSSPGYIDQVIHTISLCWLNLKSSQLPAEDVDQISAHLTRTSTILHSLWSREGSGPIEGLTAAVQKEPRLAELFPSILT, encoded by the exons ATGCATGAATCTCTGCTTGGCGATACAAACCGTGAAAGGCTGCGTGCAATCCAAGCTG AAACGTCACAGAAGAAGGACCTGAATTTACAAGCTATTTCATCCACGTTACGTGATGCAGCTACTCCAGAG GCACTTCATCCTATATGCCTAGAGCTGTTCCATCATGTCGATGCCCTCTTAGCTACTCACACAAACGGCCAAGAAGACCAGCAATCTTCATCAACGCAGGCCTCTAGTCTAGCTCCCAACAGAGAATCTTTGCATGTACGAAGCCTCGTTGACTTGGTGGCCCAAAAACTGTTACAATTCCCCAGTCTTAGCAATGATGCCGCTGTTAAAG ATTCCGATTATGCTACCCATTCTCTGGTCGCCGAAGCTGGACTGGCCCTGCTCGTTATCATCTCGCTTTTCTGCGCCTCGCCTTCTGAGCCTTTTCTCCTCGACGACGCAGTTTTGATAAGCGTTGTTACGTACacagacgaagacgatgccTGGACAACGAAAGAATCATCCCACCTTGCGGCTCGCCTGCTGAAAGCCAATCTGGCTGATGATAGATTGGATACGTTCATTACACAACGCTTAATCCAAGACACGCTTCGGCCGCTATTTTCTAAATCGTCTACCCGGTTAACTGCCTCTGGGAGGCCATCTCAACTTGCTCAACAGCCTGCAAGCACACAAGCCAGGACATCTCTAGACTCTGTTTCACAGGAACGCGAAAAACTTCAAGCTGCTTCAAGCTTTAAATGGGCAGTCATGTCGTGCAGT CAAGCTACAATGGGCCGCCACTGGCCCCTGTTTCTTCCAATTTTACTCTCACTAGCCGAAGATCACAACACAGCAGTCAGGATAAAAGGCTTGCAGATTCTTGGTTTATTTCTAGATACATGTCCGGCAAACGTAATACTGTCCGCTGGCGTTGACAACGTAATCCAGGACGCCGTTTTCCCTACGCTGCTCTTCTTACCCTCCACAACACCTGAGAGCGAGTCTATAGAGCTCTTGTATCCGGCATATCGAGTCCTCCTTCGGATAGCCCAGCTGGATCCTGACTCAAAGAGTTTGCGAAGGCGACGTTTTCTTGACAAGCTCTTGAGAGATGGCGTCTTCGTAGGCCATTTTCATGCCTCGGAGTATCCTCGAATCGTTGAAGTTCTCATGAAAATTACAAAAGATATCGTCTCCtgcttgggcttcttctcaGCGAAGCATCTCCAG AACCTTCTTCGTCTGTTTGCCTCTATGCTATCGGATCCCTTTGTTATGGGCTACCCACCACTGGTCTATTCCACCACAGAAGCCTTGAATGCAACCTTGGTGAACTGCTGGCCAAGATTTTCGTCTCCTGGGTATATCGACCAAGTAATCCATACGATTTCTTTGTGCTGGCTCAACCTTAAATCTTCACAGCTGCCAGCCGAAGATGTGGATCAAATTTCGGCACACCTAACCCGTACATCGACGATCTTGCACTCTCTTTGGAGCCGAGAAGGATCTGGGCCTATTGAAGGGCTGACTGCTGCGGTACAAAAAGAGCCACGACTAGCCGAGTTATTTCCTAGTATACTGACATAA
- the MTR3 gene encoding 3'-5'-exoribonuclease (antiSMASH:Cluster_3.3~BUSCO:EOG092D4C0N) produces the protein MADRRRVNGPGSSTLPPVYDDGELDAALRRQRAPDAIRPLYLKTGVTPSASGSAYLEIEPREGEHGSGMKLTCTVHGPRSLPRSAPFSPYMVLSTHVKFAPFATKQRRGYLRDSSEKDLSTHLETALRGALIADRWPKSGVDVVVTIIEGESTRQDAVERRVEEWDVMNVLGGCITVASAAIADAGIDCVDTVSGGVAALVASKNGKDASIVLDPVALEHESILAACCVAYLPNRDEVTNLWFKGQLPSPASCNHQSLVSRAVQASRGTHGLISASLSEAIGSTQN, from the exons ATGGCGGATCGAAGACGAGTAAATGGGCCCGGGAGCTCTACTTTACCTCCAGTttatgacgatggcgaattAGATGCGGCTTTGCGCCGCCAGCGAGCACCTGATGCCATCCGGCCTCTCT ACCTCAAGACAGGGGTGACTCCCTCAGCATCTGGCTCCGCCTATCTGGAGATTGAGCCTCGAGAAGGGGAACATGGCTCGGGCATGAAATTGACGTGTACCGTCCATGGACCCAGGTCGCTTCCACGCTCTgctcccttctctccttACATGGTGCTCTCAACTCATGTCAAGTTCGCTCCATTTGCCACGAAACAGCGTAGAGGCTATCTTCGTGACTCGAGCGAAAAGGACCTCAGCACACACCTAGAAACGGCCCTTCGCGGAGCTCTGATTGCTGACCGGTGGCCCAAGAGTGGCGTCGACGTCGTCGTCACAATTATCGAAGGGGAATCAACTCGGCAAGACGCGGTGGAGCGGCGAGTCGAGGAATGGGATGTGATGAACGTTCTAGGCGGATGCATCACTGTTGCCTCTGCGGCCATTGCCGATGCAGGCATTGACTGCGTGGACACCGTTTCTGGAGGAGTGGCTGCCCTGGTGGCGAGCAAGAATGGCAAAGATGCCTCAATTGTGCTGGATCCTGTGGCGCTGGAGCATGAATCTATTCTGGCAGCCTGCTGTGTGGCATATCTGCCCAACAGAGATGAAGTTACAAATCTCTGGTTCAAGGGCCAGCTACCCTCGCCTGCTTCATGCAATCACCAATCACTAGTTTCAAGGGCGGTACAGGCGAGCAGGGGCACACATGGGTTGATTTCGGCGTCTTTAAGCGAAGCTATCGGCAGCACTCAAAACTAA